In Anopheles bellator chromosome 2, idAnoBellAS_SP24_06.2, whole genome shotgun sequence, the genomic stretch TTTGTTCCTGTTGTGTGAGTGCTTCGAAAGTGTATCGCGGACAGTTCAAGGCTAAGATCAAGTTGTATTTATAATTCATCGATCGCCGAATTTGCATAAGTTCTGCCTAAATTAGTTTCACAAAAAGCTATCGCTGAAAACACCTTGCACAACTGCACAGCACCCAAAGGAGGGGCCAGGTTGAACGAACGGTCGAATCCGATTTCGTGCGTGTAGGTTGCACACCGGTAAAAAGACTGAAAATAGACAACCGGTTTTATACAAGCACCACTTAAAAGTTCTCATCCTTTCTTCGTTGcgagctggctggccactGGCAGCAACAGTGCTGTGAGAAAGGTTCGAACGCGCAGATGTTCTCAGTGAATCACTGTTACCGATACGTACTTCCATTGACGCTACAAGTTCCGCGCATCGCAAGCCAAACCCAGATTGTCGGTcactgaaaatgaaaatgtacgcagtgttgctgccgctggcacTGAGTGTGTACTGGATACGGCCCATTGAAGGGTATCAATTTGTGGTAAATGATCGTTGTCTACCCGGGCGCAATGCAAAGGACTTAtgaaccgtttttttatgtttagcGCAAATTTGATATcgattttgaaaatgacacCTTCACCAAAGACGGTCAACCGTTCCAGTTCATTTCCGGCTCGTTCCACTACTTTCGTGCCCTGCCTGAATCCTGGAGACACATTCTGCGCTCCATGAGGGCGGCCGGTTTAAACACAGTCATGACGTAAGTACTCAAGGAGATGAactaggaaaaaaaatggccagcaGGTTTCCATAAACAACTTTGGTGAACactgtgtttttttatgaagAGGTCATAAATATAGTAATGAGTCAATAACTACTAAAAAGTAACCAATCCTGTGTAGGTACATCGAATGGTCGCTTCACGAGCCTATGCCGGGACAGTACCGCTGGGACGGGATTGCTAACCTGGAGGAATTTATTGCCATTGCAAAATCGGAGAATCTGCTCGTTATCTTGCGTCCAGGTCCATACATTTGCGCCGAACGCGACATGGGGGGTTTCCCACACTGGTTGCTTACTAAACACTCCAAAATCAAGCTGCGGACTTACGACGCAGGTCAGGTCAGCGTGCACGATAAAATAATGTACTGAAATTAACATTTCCTAATTTTATCACAGACTATCTTAGAGAAGTGCTTATTTGGTACAACCAGCTGATGCCTCGCATCACGCCACATCTGTACGGTAACGGGGGCCCAGTGATTATGGTGTCAATCGAGAACGAATACGGATCGTTTAGTGCGTGTGATAAGAACTACATGGAGTTTTTGAAAAACATAACCGGTAACACATAATCAAACGGCGCTCCGCTTAACCCCGCTCATGTTAAACGAATTTACTTCCTTCAGTGCATTTTGTGCAAGACAAAGCTGTGCTCTTTACCAATGATGGGCCGGAGCTGTTGAGCTGCGGATCGATTCCTGGAATTTTACCGACGTTGGATTTTGGAGCCAGTAAGTTTTCGGTCACCGCTCACCGTGTAGCTACGTCCTCAAAAACCATTGTCCGTTTCCCCGTATGCAGCGGACGATCCAAATGTTTTCTGGAAGCAGCTCCGCAAGTTTATGCCCAAAGGACCGCTGGTTAATGCGGAGTACTATCCCGGCTGGCTAACTCACTGGATGGAGCCGATGTCACGCGTGGATAGTGGTCCCGTTATCCAAACCTTGCGCTTGATGTTAAACCAAAAGGCGAATGTAAATTTCTACATGTTTTTCGGTGGTACCAACTTCGGTTTTACCGCCGGAGCAAATGATGTTGGTCCGGGTAAGTATAGCGCGGACATTACGTCGTACGACTACGATGCACCACTGGACGAGGCCGGTGATCCGACGGACAAGTATTTCGAAATACGAAAGGTACTCATTGAGGTAAGGTGACCTGCATACTTTACATATTGCCAAATTTCCATACTAATgtgctgctgttttgtttttttttccagtaCTTCGGAGACCCTGGTGTACAGCCACCTGAAAAACTTCCAAAA encodes the following:
- the LOC131212865 gene encoding beta-galactosidase-like, coding for MKMYAVLLPLALSVYWIRPIEGYQFVRKFDIDFENDTFTKDGQPFQFISGSFHYFRALPESWRHILRSMRAAGLNTVMTYIEWSLHEPMPGQYRWDGIANLEEFIAIAKSENLLVILRPGPYICAERDMGGFPHWLLTKHSKIKLRTYDADYLREVLIWYNQLMPRITPHLYGNGGPVIMVSIENEYGSFSACDKNYMEFLKNITVHFVQDKAVLFTNDGPELLSCGSIPGILPTLDFGATDDPNVFWKQLRKFMPKGPLVNAEYYPGWLTHWMEPMSRVDSGPVIQTLRLMLNQKANVNFYMFFGGTNFGFTAGANDVGPGKYSADITSYDYDAPLDEAGDPTDKYFEIRKVLIEYFGDPGVQPPEKLPKMSLDTVWLERRGSLLSKHGRMLLSNQKAAAMVPVTFEALNQHSGFLLYETTLPANLNRDPYTLKVEQIHDRAYVHVDNVFCGILSRETNADTIPLSVGLGTKLQLLVENQGRINYNIPNDFKGILGSVTIDNTTLHNWTITGYPLDSYHYIQNFLNHQPKYEDDLTEAGAQIYYGTFLISNDTIHDTYLYPNEWGKGLVFVNGFNLGRYWPLAGPQITLYVPRHILTKGVNKLVLIEYQKRIQHPYVQFIDKPIFG